In a single window of the Candidatus Bathyarchaeia archaeon genome:
- a CDS encoding OsmC family protein: protein MKSAVDKKAKSLPTVVKVKWIDGMRFVANDDKGHSVVMDVSKEYGGEGSAFGPMQLLLVALGGCTGTDVVNILRKQRQKLASLEIIVSGERVGEHPRVYGKVHVEYRLEGQNLKEKAVQRAIQLSEDTYCSVGATIRKTAKLSHNYIIQ, encoded by the coding sequence ATGAAATCGGCAGTTGATAAGAAAGCGAAGTCTTTGCCAACTGTGGTCAAGGTGAAGTGGATAGACGGCATGCGTTTTGTGGCGAACGACGATAAGGGGCATTCAGTGGTCATGGATGTCTCCAAGGAGTATGGAGGTGAAGGATCAGCGTTCGGTCCGATGCAATTATTGTTGGTTGCACTAGGCGGCTGCACAGGAACCGACGTGGTGAATATATTACGAAAGCAGAGGCAGAAGCTGGCTTCACTTGAGATCATAGTTTCTGGAGAACGCGTCGGTGAACACCCCAGAGTCTACGGAAAGGTTCACGTAGAGTATCGACTAGAGGGTCAGAATCTGAAAGAGAAAGCTGTGCAACGTGCAATACAACTATCTGAAGACACATACTGCTCTGTGGGCGCAACAATAAGGAAAACCGCGAAGCTGTCGCACAACTACATCATACAATAA
- a CDS encoding glutamate-cysteine ligase family protein: MYEMLEVLGPEHEFSVIDEKLTPLPIVDKVIHDVHGRIVNCASLGACSFGKELQAHVAEFKANKPFGSPKVFEETMQSTVETILSLLEEKYKARLLGLGMHPFLRLSDARMWSHRDRGIYAALSRIFNLNQHGWLNIQSFQLNLPYNDKSEAVRLYNAVAGILPYLPAVAASSPVFESNIGSYLDNRLHFYMQNQLEVPSITGNLIPEYVNSFNEYERTTVQQYSKDLDRLNAPRCLLNKEWLNSRGAVIRHDRKAIEIRILDEQESVKSDVALSCFIRATLRGILDDLEHPHVNHDVLVSDFHQVMRDGLNAHVQHPKGRTAKQVCHYLLKIASKNATREEKEYLPLVSNRVEHGSLSNLILKRIAAKYQRTDLQQAIFAVYSELADCLEKNQAYVN; this comes from the coding sequence ATGTACGAGATGCTCGAAGTCTTAGGACCTGAGCACGAATTCTCTGTGATCGATGAAAAATTGACGCCGCTCCCAATTGTGGATAAGGTTATCCATGACGTTCACGGACGCATCGTCAATTGTGCCTCTTTAGGCGCTTGTTCCTTTGGAAAGGAGCTGCAAGCACATGTGGCTGAATTCAAGGCAAACAAGCCTTTCGGCTCACCGAAAGTGTTTGAGGAAACCATGCAGTCGACGGTAGAAACTATTTTGAGTCTTCTGGAAGAAAAGTACAAGGCGCGCTTGCTCGGTTTGGGCATGCACCCCTTCTTGAGGCTCAGCGATGCCAGAATGTGGTCTCACAGAGACCGGGGAATCTATGCAGCTCTAAGTAGAATATTCAACCTTAACCAACATGGATGGCTTAATATCCAGAGTTTTCAACTCAACTTGCCCTACAACGACAAGAGCGAAGCTGTTCGGCTTTACAACGCGGTAGCAGGTATTCTGCCCTATCTGCCCGCGGTGGCTGCATCGTCTCCAGTTTTTGAATCCAACATAGGCAGTTACTTGGACAACCGCTTACATTTCTACATGCAGAATCAGTTAGAAGTGCCGTCTATCACTGGAAACCTGATTCCAGAATATGTGAACTCCTTCAATGAATACGAGAGGACGACTGTGCAGCAGTACTCGAAGGACTTGGACAGACTAAACGCTCCACGCTGCTTGCTCAACAAAGAATGGTTGAACTCCAGAGGAGCCGTGATACGACATGACAGAAAAGCTATCGAAATACGGATCTTAGATGAGCAGGAGAGTGTCAAGTCTGACGTTGCCTTGAGCTGCTTTATCCGCGCTACCCTGCGTGGAATTCTAGACGATTTAGAGCATCCGCATGTCAATCATGATGTTCTAGTGTCGGATTTTCATCAGGTAATGAGAGACGGCTTAAACGCTCACGTTCAGCACCCTAAAGGCCGAACAGCCAAGCAGGTTTGCCACTACCTGCTTAAGATAGCGTCAAAAAATGCAACACGTGAAGAGAAAGAATACTTGCCTCTAGTTAGTAACCGAGTAGAACATGGAAGCCTTTCCAACCTAATCTTGAAAAGAATTGCTGCCAAGTACCAGAGAACAGATTTGCAGCAGGCAATCTTCGCCGTCTACTCGGAGTTAGCCGATTGCCTTGAAAAGAACCAAGCGTATGTGAACTGA
- a CDS encoding YkgJ family cysteine cluster protein has product MSVRTHNKPREADFFSVCNACQHSGCCTGTRPPLTKKRMQIIENFLKENRVYIDNPFQKKQYAFPDETSEGRCIFFDPFTRKCRIHLVKPETCVAGPFTFDINRETRKIEWFLKKDSICPLAELLYKDLEAHKKHVKSAKRELRRLVRDLEAEELRAVLTVDEPETSKVGEENVAPSVLAKLKK; this is encoded by the coding sequence GTGTCGGTCAGGACCCATAACAAACCTCGAGAAGCCGATTTCTTCAGTGTCTGCAACGCATGCCAACACTCGGGATGTTGCACCGGGACCAGACCCCCGCTCACGAAGAAGCGTATGCAAATAATTGAGAACTTTTTGAAGGAGAATCGCGTCTACATTGATAACCCTTTTCAGAAGAAACAATATGCATTTCCTGATGAAACATCTGAAGGCCGATGCATATTCTTCGACCCCTTTACAAGGAAATGTCGAATACATCTTGTGAAGCCAGAAACGTGCGTGGCAGGACCGTTCACATTTGACATCAACAGAGAGACTCGAAAGATTGAATGGTTCCTGAAAAAGGATTCAATTTGCCCCTTAGCCGAACTGCTGTACAAGGATCTGGAAGCTCACAAAAAACATGTGAAGTCTGCTAAACGTGAGCTTCGTCGACTTGTGCGGGACCTAGAAGCTGAGGAGCTCCGCGCAGTTCTGACGGTGGATGAACCTGAGACGTCCAAAGTAGGCGAAGAGAACGTCGCCCCAAGCGTGTTAGCCAAATTGAAAAAGTGA
- a CDS encoding thiolase domain-containing protein (Catalyzes the synthesis of acetoacetyl coenzyme A from two molecules of acetyl coenzyme A. It can also act as a thiolase, catalyzing the reverse reaction and generating two-carbon units from the four-carbon product of fatty acid oxidation), with amino-acid sequence MNFKPREVAVIGGGVIAHSKARPDLNITDQCVEAYNMAREDLSEQMGKPFSNAYIDALVVSYFSDHFAGQLLGEAMIADSLGLNPKRSYRAIGGGATGGIGVQNGYALVASGLADLVAVMGFEKMSLVDTAEGNEYIALASDTDWDFANGGYYTAYYAAMAAEYAKTFQIPVDTFERHMAEVSVKNRKNAQSNPFAQTSWLNPWCVKDSKENVTGEITVKQVLESGYCATPLRLRNCCLMSDGAAVVFLASKETAEKLVDKPIWITGTGMGTDTMRPGDRYDTVGGLHKYDLVLRHEDKATQERYKKLRYPGQNSFRAGRMSAKQAYYMADIKNPLKELDIIEIHDAFSSSEIQTYEDLGLCPYGKGGEFVMSGAADLDGEVPINPSGGLIGMGHGVGSSGVWQIYFTYLQLRGDVDKVFKKWNEKFKPYNGNRNVPRPIQISNAKRGAGHSHAGTGSHVTYTILSNVESDLERMKPLAGWESGLIRRPN; translated from the coding sequence ATGAATTTCAAGCCAAGGGAAGTTGCGGTCATAGGTGGCGGAGTTATAGCGCATTCGAAAGCCAGACCGGATCTCAACATAACTGATCAATGTGTCGAAGCTTACAACATGGCGCGCGAAGACCTCAGCGAACAGATGGGAAAGCCTTTCTCCAACGCATACATCGACGCGCTGGTTGTCTCTTATTTCAGCGACCATTTTGCAGGGCAACTGCTGGGCGAAGCAATGATCGCTGATTCACTTGGACTCAACCCAAAAAGAAGCTACAGAGCCATAGGAGGAGGAGCAACAGGCGGCATCGGCGTTCAAAACGGCTACGCCCTAGTAGCCTCGGGTCTCGCTGACTTGGTTGCTGTTATGGGATTCGAGAAAATGTCGTTAGTCGACACTGCTGAAGGAAACGAGTACATCGCGTTAGCTTCTGACACAGATTGGGACTTTGCAAACGGCGGCTACTACACGGCTTACTATGCTGCGATGGCTGCGGAATACGCCAAAACATTCCAGATACCAGTCGACACCTTTGAGCGCCACATGGCAGAAGTCTCGGTTAAGAACCGAAAGAATGCTCAGTCAAATCCTTTTGCGCAGACAAGCTGGCTTAATCCGTGGTGTGTCAAAGATTCCAAAGAAAACGTCACTGGCGAAATAACAGTTAAACAAGTCCTTGAATCCGGCTATTGTGCTACGCCTTTACGGCTGAGAAACTGCTGCCTCATGTCCGATGGAGCCGCCGTCGTGTTCTTGGCTTCAAAGGAAACAGCTGAGAAACTTGTGGACAAGCCGATATGGATCACCGGAACAGGCATGGGCACAGACACCATGCGACCCGGCGACAGGTACGATACAGTCGGCGGCTTGCACAAATATGACCTGGTTCTGCGTCACGAGGATAAGGCAACGCAGGAACGCTACAAGAAGTTGAGATATCCTGGGCAAAACTCGTTCAGAGCAGGAAGAATGTCGGCGAAACAAGCCTACTACATGGCAGACATCAAGAATCCGCTCAAAGAACTGGACATCATCGAAATTCACGACGCCTTCAGCTCATCTGAGATACAAACCTACGAGGATTTAGGCTTGTGTCCATATGGAAAAGGCGGCGAATTCGTAATGAGCGGCGCAGCTGACCTTGACGGCGAAGTGCCCATAAACCCAAGCGGGGGCTTAATCGGCATGGGACACGGGGTTGGTTCATCAGGCGTGTGGCAAATCTACTTCACATACTTGCAACTGCGCGGCGACGTTGACAAGGTTTTCAAGAAGTGGAATGAAAAATTCAAACCATACAACGGTAACCGTAATGTTCCAAGACCTATTCAGATATCGAATGCTAAGAGAGGCGCAGGGCATTCTCACGCTGGCACGGGTTCTCACGTCACGTACACGATACTGAGCAATGTTGAGAGCGATTTGGAGCGCATGAAACCGCTTGCGGGTTGGGAGTCAGGTTTGATCAGGAGGCCAAACTAA
- a CDS encoding ArsR family transcriptional regulator, translating to MLVRVVRRLTLDEVQVRIRGFEKDRGVSFDEFEELFWKKQLDRRFMDEYSEWAGLVHAYRAYVEGGELDYVVEELRELKPRESALLSPKRLELLYSLASLRPESINDLARKTRRDVKNVYLDLKLLKALGFVSFRKRGRRNIVPETLVEEITLLIR from the coding sequence ATGCTGGTCCGTGTGGTTCGAAGGTTAACGTTGGACGAGGTGCAAGTGCGCATTCGAGGTTTTGAGAAGGATCGCGGTGTGTCTTTTGACGAGTTTGAGGAGCTGTTTTGGAAGAAGCAGCTGGACAGGCGGTTCATGGATGAGTATTCTGAGTGGGCTGGTTTGGTTCACGCTTACAGGGCTTATGTGGAAGGTGGCGAGCTAGACTACGTTGTCGAAGAATTGCGCGAGCTCAAACCACGAGAGTCTGCGCTTTTATCGCCGAAACGTCTCGAGTTGCTTTACAGTTTGGCTAGCTTGAGACCTGAGTCGATAAATGATTTGGCGCGCAAGACTAGGCGAGATGTGAAGAACGTTTACCTAGATTTGAAGTTGCTGAAAGCATTGGGTTTTGTGTCGTTCAGGAAACGAGGCAGGAGAAACATTGTTCCCGAGACGTTAGTTGAGGAAATTACGCTGCTGATTCGCTAG
- a CDS encoding sulfide/dihydroorotate dehydrogenase-like FAD/NAD-binding protein gives MYRVLVKQDLAPQVKLLKVRAPAIAQKAKPGQFVIVIVDERGERVPLTLVDWNKENGDVTLVFQEVGMSTRKLGSLDVGDEILHVLGPLGNPSDTNYQGTVAVVCGGVGTAAAYPVAKALKAQGNEVISIMGARNKDLLILESEMKNVSDQLHISTDDGSKGHKGFVSEVLKSLITQGTKLNSVYAVGPPLMMRAVTEVTRPYGIKTIVSLNPIMVDGMGMCGACRVGVGGQTKFACVDGPEFDGHNVDFNELINRLRMYQAEEKLANQFHESHDGLVASKTKRKSVP, from the coding sequence TTGTACAGAGTGCTTGTTAAGCAGGACCTTGCTCCTCAAGTCAAGCTTTTGAAGGTACGCGCGCCAGCAATCGCCCAAAAGGCCAAACCGGGGCAGTTTGTTATAGTAATCGTGGACGAGCGCGGCGAGAGAGTTCCGTTGACGCTGGTGGATTGGAATAAGGAGAACGGTGACGTAACACTTGTTTTCCAAGAGGTGGGCATGTCAACTCGAAAATTGGGCTCACTTGATGTCGGCGATGAAATACTGCACGTTCTTGGTCCGTTGGGAAATCCCAGCGACACAAATTACCAAGGCACTGTAGCTGTTGTCTGCGGAGGCGTGGGCACTGCGGCTGCTTATCCCGTAGCAAAAGCGCTCAAAGCCCAAGGCAATGAAGTGATCTCAATAATGGGCGCTAGGAATAAGGATTTACTGATTCTAGAGAGTGAAATGAAAAACGTTTCCGACCAGCTCCATATTTCAACCGACGACGGCTCGAAAGGACACAAAGGCTTCGTCAGCGAAGTGCTGAAGTCGCTGATAACGCAAGGAACCAAACTGAACTCTGTCTACGCTGTCGGACCACCACTCATGATGAGGGCTGTGACTGAGGTTACACGACCGTACGGCATCAAGACAATTGTAAGCCTTAACCCCATTATGGTGGATGGCATGGGAATGTGCGGCGCGTGCCGAGTAGGCGTGGGCGGACAGACTAAGTTCGCGTGTGTTGATGGTCCAGAATTTGACGGACATAATGTTGACTTCAACGAATTGATTAACCGTCTTCGGATGTATCAGGCTGAAGAAAAGTTAGCCAACCAGTTCCATGAGAGTCATGATGGACTTGTCGCGTCAAAAACTAAGAGAAAAAGCGTCCCCTAA
- a CDS encoding DUF3096 domain-containing protein yields MTQVVEKGLRKMGVTVSKPILAAITLIFGLLVIFVPWSLNFVVGIYLIIQGVLLLTEYYELQSRPATST; encoded by the coding sequence ATGACGCAGGTTGTTGAGAAAGGCCTTAGGAAAATGGGTGTGACCGTGTCCAAGCCTATTCTTGCTGCCATAACATTGATCTTTGGACTCTTGGTGATTTTCGTGCCGTGGTCGCTGAATTTCGTTGTGGGCATCTACTTGATAATCCAAGGTGTTCTGCTGTTGACTGAGTATTACGAGCTTCAGAGTCGCCCAGCAACAAGCACCTAG
- a CDS encoding RDD family protein, translating into MQDHWLRRLIAVIIDGVIMWIVTRIIALFIVLPALLQGVPFFFTAFDFLQGLLFFLYAALLESMWGATLGKQIMNLRVTTTDGKLPTLDRTLIRNVSKINGLLLLIDTLVGMATVGDPHQKISDRFAGTTITSTIQRNMLLPGPPSPPTPPSTPSAT; encoded by the coding sequence TTGCAGGACCATTGGTTGCGAAGACTGATAGCAGTCATAATTGACGGTGTCATAATGTGGATAGTGACTAGGATAATCGCATTATTCATTGTGCTGCCCGCCTTGCTTCAGGGCGTTCCATTCTTCTTCACTGCATTTGATTTCCTTCAAGGATTGCTCTTCTTCCTGTATGCAGCGCTTCTTGAATCCATGTGGGGAGCGACTCTGGGAAAACAAATCATGAACTTAAGAGTGACAACGACTGATGGCAAACTGCCAACTCTTGACAGAACCTTGATTCGAAACGTAAGTAAGATCAACGGGCTATTGTTGCTCATTGACACCCTAGTAGGTATGGCGACAGTCGGCGATCCACATCAAAAAATCAGCGACAGATTCGCAGGAACAACCATTACCTCAACGATCCAGCGAAACATGCTTCTGCCCGGACCGCCAAGTCCACCTACACCGCCTTCAACTCCATCCGCAACTTAG
- a CDS encoding DUF2283 domain-containing protein, with the protein MIRVEYDSKADAMYIWLRKARYEISEELAENVIIDLDKRGRIIGIEILDASRNLGKQLVNKILNTEKLAVTA; encoded by the coding sequence ATGATAAGGGTTGAATACGACTCGAAAGCCGACGCGATGTATATCTGGCTTAGAAAAGCCAGATACGAAATTAGCGAAGAGCTTGCGGAAAACGTTATCATAGATCTTGATAAACGTGGGCGTATAATTGGAATAGAGATTCTTGACGCATCAAGAAATTTAGGGAAACAACTTGTGAACAAGATACTAAATACGGAAAAGTTGGCTGTGACAGCTTAA
- a CDS encoding archease has translation MQKRFEFLEHTADLYIAAFGNSLEEAFENAAAAMFEGMTDLDSIKAQTEDNVEVEGHDEEALLYNWLEALLVKFETTNNLYSKFKITHIERTPTGLRLRAHIWGETFDPKRHLSKVGVKAVTYHRMEIPKDKKRGVTIRFILDI, from the coding sequence TTGCAGAAACGGTTTGAGTTTCTCGAACACACAGCTGACCTCTACATAGCTGCGTTCGGCAACAGCCTAGAAGAGGCATTTGAAAACGCTGCAGCAGCCATGTTTGAAGGCATGACTGATTTAGATTCGATAAAGGCTCAAACTGAAGACAATGTTGAGGTTGAAGGGCATGACGAAGAAGCCTTGCTTTACAACTGGTTAGAGGCGCTATTGGTGAAATTCGAAACCACGAACAACCTTTACTCCAAGTTCAAAATCACCCACATCGAAAGGACGCCCACTGGGCTAAGGTTGAGAGCTCATATCTGGGGTGAAACCTTTGATCCAAAACGACATTTGTCCAAAGTTGGAGTAAAAGCGGTCACGTACCATCGCATGGAAATCCCAAAAGACAAAAAACGCGGCGTAACAATCAGGTTTATTCTAGACATTTAG
- a CDS encoding MBL fold metallo-hydrolase — MHTKQLNEHLHIIDLKPTGVDNFIASYVLKGPKATAIIETGPTCSIPNLLTGLNEIRVKNDDIDYIMVSHIHIDHAGGAGTLMRHLPNAKLIVHPRGAPHIINPQKLWEQSQLVLGEVATAYGKIEPAPENRVITPSDGTLFDLGGSVQVKVLETLGHASHHLGYYDPDSQGIFQGDAAGIYFPHLDVTIPTAPAPFQFEMTLASLEKLTQLQPKRLYYTHYGPVDNAVERIKRYEAQLHLWANVVSEAVKRGDTKESVHEQILKTDPQMKAAIDFINKHLVLRKGVVMQNIHGYVEYYKKKLLV, encoded by the coding sequence ATGCACACAAAGCAACTCAATGAACACCTACACATCATAGACCTGAAACCCACAGGCGTAGACAACTTCATCGCCTCCTACGTCCTCAAAGGACCAAAAGCCACAGCAATAATCGAAACAGGACCAACATGCTCCATCCCAAACCTACTCACAGGACTCAATGAAATCCGCGTTAAAAACGACGACATCGACTACATCATGGTCTCCCACATCCACATCGACCACGCAGGCGGAGCAGGCACACTAATGCGGCACCTGCCCAACGCCAAACTAATCGTACACCCAAGAGGCGCACCCCACATAATCAACCCACAAAAACTCTGGGAACAATCCCAACTTGTATTAGGCGAAGTAGCCACAGCCTACGGAAAAATCGAACCAGCCCCAGAAAACAGGGTCATCACACCATCGGACGGGACACTCTTCGACCTAGGCGGCTCAGTTCAGGTAAAAGTCTTAGAAACACTTGGCCACGCTTCACACCACCTAGGATATTATGACCCAGACAGCCAAGGCATCTTTCAAGGCGACGCAGCTGGCATCTATTTCCCACACCTCGACGTCACCATACCCACCGCACCCGCACCATTCCAGTTCGAAATGACATTAGCATCACTCGAAAAACTGACTCAACTACAACCCAAACGACTCTACTACACACACTACGGACCAGTCGACAACGCAGTTGAAAGAATAAAACGATACGAGGCACAATTGCATCTTTGGGCAAACGTAGTTTCGGAAGCTGTAAAACGCGGTGACACCAAAGAAAGCGTTCACGAACAAATTCTGAAAACAGACCCACAAATGAAAGCAGCAATCGACTTCATCAACAAGCATCTCGTGCTACGCAAAGGCGTAGTCATGCAAAACATCCACGGCTACGTGGAATACTACAAGAAAAAATTATTGGTTTAA
- a CDS encoding RtcB family protein: MGEQAGEHRGPPPKVPLERIDNYTWRIPQKYKSGMRVPGLVFADDDLLDKMRTDHTLDQCANVAHLPGIYKYSITLPDGHEGYGFPIGGVAATDYTEGVVSPGGVGYDINCGVRLLTTNLTEKDIRPKLVDLTTTIFNNVPSGLGSRRKDFHITLNELDRIAAEGVPYIVERGLGWPEDVEHCEENGHMENANPDKVSTNAKSRGLPQLGTLGSGNHFLEIQKVDKIVDPKIAKVLGINDVGQVTVMIHCGSRGFGHQICSDYLRVMERATQKYKISLPDRELACAPGTSQEAQDYYQAMSCAVNYAFANRQAITHWVRQSFEQVFKQPAETFGLKLVYDVAHNIAKIEEHKINGGTKKVWIHRKGATRAFGPDRPEVPADYRSYGQPVLIPGSMGTSSWVLVGTHKGMDVSFGSTAHGAGRMMSRTAAKRKYWGGEIKKELESRGIVVRAASALVLAEEADPAYKNVDKVAEVSDKVGIATRVVRLLPIAVAKG, encoded by the coding sequence ATGGGAGAACAAGCAGGCGAACACCGCGGACCACCTCCTAAGGTTCCGCTAGAGAGAATCGACAACTACACTTGGCGCATTCCACAGAAATACAAGTCAGGCATGAGAGTTCCAGGCTTAGTTTTCGCAGATGACGACCTGTTGGACAAAATGAGAACTGACCACACTCTAGACCAATGCGCCAACGTCGCCCACCTGCCAGGAATTTACAAGTATTCGATAACCTTGCCAGACGGACACGAAGGATACGGCTTTCCAATCGGCGGAGTGGCAGCCACAGACTACACTGAAGGAGTAGTAAGCCCAGGCGGCGTAGGCTACGACATCAACTGCGGCGTACGCCTACTAACCACAAACCTGACAGAAAAAGACATTCGCCCAAAACTTGTGGATTTGACAACCACGATTTTCAACAATGTGCCCAGTGGTTTGGGGAGCCGGCGCAAGGACTTCCACATTACCTTAAACGAACTGGACCGCATAGCAGCCGAAGGTGTCCCCTACATAGTGGAACGCGGCTTGGGCTGGCCTGAAGATGTAGAACATTGCGAAGAGAACGGACACATGGAAAACGCTAATCCAGACAAAGTGTCCACAAATGCCAAAAGCCGCGGGCTACCGCAACTTGGCACACTGGGTTCAGGCAATCACTTTCTCGAAATTCAAAAAGTAGACAAGATCGTTGACCCCAAGATTGCCAAAGTCCTTGGCATAAACGATGTTGGCCAGGTCACGGTTATGATTCATTGCGGCTCACGAGGATTCGGACACCAAATCTGCTCCGATTATCTGCGCGTCATGGAAAGGGCGACCCAAAAATACAAGATATCTTTACCAGACCGAGAACTAGCCTGCGCTCCGGGGACTAGTCAAGAAGCTCAAGACTATTATCAAGCCATGTCATGCGCGGTTAACTATGCCTTTGCCAATCGCCAAGCCATAACTCACTGGGTACGTCAAAGCTTTGAACAAGTGTTCAAGCAGCCCGCCGAAACCTTTGGCTTGAAACTGGTCTATGATGTAGCTCATAACATTGCCAAAATCGAAGAGCACAAGATAAACGGTGGCACCAAGAAAGTCTGGATTCATCGAAAAGGCGCTACCAGAGCATTCGGACCTGATCGTCCCGAGGTTCCAGCAGACTACAGATCTTATGGGCAGCCTGTGCTGATCCCGGGAAGCATGGGCACAAGCAGCTGGGTGCTAGTAGGCACACACAAGGGCATGGACGTTTCATTTGGCTCAACGGCACATGGCGCTGGTCGCATGATGAGCCGAACGGCAGCAAAACGAAAGTATTGGGGCGGAGAAATCAAGAAGGAACTAGAGAGCAGAGGCATCGTTGTGCGAGCGGCAAGCGCTCTCGTGCTAGCCGAAGAAGCTGATCCTGCATACAAAAACGTTGACAAAGTTGCTGAAGTCAGCGACAAAGTAGGTATAGCAACCCGCGTTGTCCGATTGCTGCCAATCGCAGTGGCAAAAGGCTAA
- the gltA gene encoding NADPH-dependent glutamate synthase, translated as MPKQKPEVRRHNFGEVALGYNEEQAIAEANRCVQCPQPKCVQGCPVEIEIPAFIKLLKEKRFDEGIKKIKEKNSLPAICGRVCPQEDQCQKNCVIGRIGEPVSIGRLERFLADWERKNGFQAPEKASPTGKKVAIIGAGPAGLSAAADLARLGHQVVVFEALHLPGGVLVYGIPEFRLPKSIVQAEAEYVKKIGVEIRPNCLVGRTYTIPELLKSGFDAAFIGTGAGLPQFMGVPGENLGGIYSANEFLIRVNLMKSYVFPEYDTPIRIGKHVVVIGGGNVAMDSARSALRLGAEEVCIVYRRSREELPARAEEIANAEEEGMVCKFLAAPIRFIGDEKGWVKAMECICMELGQPDESGRRRPCAVKGSEFVMDVDCVIVAIGRTPNPIIQRTTEGLATTKWGTIVVKDESGKTSLEGVYAGGDIVTGEATVISAMGAGKKAAKAIHEHLVKKGN; from the coding sequence ATGCCGAAGCAGAAGCCAGAGGTTCGCAGGCATAATTTTGGCGAGGTCGCTTTGGGTTACAATGAGGAACAGGCGATTGCGGAAGCCAACCGTTGTGTACAGTGTCCCCAGCCCAAATGCGTGCAAGGCTGCCCCGTGGAGATTGAGATTCCAGCGTTCATCAAGCTGCTCAAAGAGAAGAGGTTTGATGAGGGCATAAAGAAAATCAAAGAGAAGAACAGCTTGCCCGCCATATGCGGACGCGTATGTCCCCAAGAGGACCAGTGTCAAAAAAACTGTGTGATTGGAAGAATAGGCGAACCCGTCAGCATTGGCAGACTGGAAAGGTTTCTAGCTGACTGGGAGAGAAAAAACGGTTTTCAAGCTCCCGAGAAAGCGTCGCCAACCGGCAAGAAAGTCGCAATCATTGGTGCCGGTCCAGCCGGACTGTCAGCCGCAGCTGATCTGGCGAGATTAGGGCACCAAGTTGTAGTCTTTGAGGCGCTTCATCTGCCCGGCGGCGTGCTTGTGTACGGAATTCCTGAGTTTCGCTTGCCCAAAAGCATTGTTCAAGCCGAAGCTGAATACGTGAAAAAGATCGGGGTTGAAATCCGTCCAAACTGCCTAGTCGGACGAACATATACAATTCCTGAGCTTCTGAAGAGTGGATTTGACGCCGCTTTTATTGGAACAGGCGCTGGCTTGCCTCAATTCATGGGCGTGCCCGGCGAAAACCTGGGCGGAATCTACTCGGCGAACGAATTTCTAATACGGGTTAACTTGATGAAATCCTACGTCTTTCCTGAGTACGACACACCAATTCGCATTGGGAAGCACGTAGTAGTTATCGGTGGCGGCAACGTAGCCATGGATTCGGCTCGTTCAGCTCTGCGCTTGGGCGCTGAAGAAGTTTGCATAGTTTACCGTCGAAGTCGAGAAGAATTGCCAGCTAGAGCCGAGGAAATCGCCAACGCTGAAGAAGAAGGCATGGTGTGCAAGTTCCTAGCAGCGCCAATTCGGTTCATCGGCGATGAGAAAGGCTGGGTCAAAGCCATGGAATGCATCTGCATGGAACTCGGTCAACCAGACGAATCGGGAAGGCGTAGACCCTGCGCCGTAAAAGGCTCTGAATTCGTTATGGACGTTGACTGCGTAATCGTGGCTATAGGACGCACGCCGAACCCGATCATCCAGCGCACAACCGAAGGTTTGGCGACAACCAAGTGGGGCACCATCGTTGTTAAAGATGAATCGGGCAAAACAAGCTTGGAAGGCGTCTACGCGGGCGGCGACATAGTGACCGGTGAGGCAACAGTCATCAGCGCTATGGGCGCGGGCAAGAAAGCAGCAAAAGCAATACACGAACACTTGGTGAAAAAAGGCAACTAA